The following coding sequences are from one Gossypium hirsutum isolate 1008001.06 chromosome A12, Gossypium_hirsutum_v2.1, whole genome shotgun sequence window:
- the LOC107931062 gene encoding probable protein phosphatase 2C 75, with translation MTEVYRRMLSDEDEDTPAKCRQRRRRRIEMRRHAAVSASGALRSLGPTEDPAESSDCGREGKRLHVLEAGDLLVTNSMHSSSGEEESMARKSRAELNNGPVYGTMSISGRSREMEDAISVRTELCRPDINRRRPVHFFAVYDGHGGPHVAALCREKMHVFVEEELMRVGCTRESERGRDGSSQEAAAAGEEEREKRWRSSMKRSFERMDAVATNTCACGSVGHHCGCHSMEVALGGSTAVVVLLTPEHIVVANCGDSRAVLYRGGKAIPLSFDHKPDRPDELARIEAAGGRVIFVNGARVEGILAMSRAIGDKYLKPVVSSEPEITFTKRQPEDECLILASDGLWDVLSSDLACEVAHECLKEGNNSVFNAGRSNQKDDGTEALYPSRSVLAAALLTRLALGRKSLDNISVIVVDLQKS, from the exons ATGACGGAGGTTTATAGGAGAATGCTGAGCGATGAAGATGAAGATACGCCGGCGAAGTGCCGGCAACGACGGCGAAGAAGGATTGAGATGAGGAGGCATGCTGCTGTCTCGGCATCGGGAGCGTTACGGAGTCTGGGCCCAACGGAGGATCCTGCGGAGAGTTCAGATTGCGGTCGTGAAGGGAAGCGGCTACATGTGCTGGAAGCCGGTGATCTGTTAGTGACTAACAGTATGCATAGTTCTTCTGGCGAGGAGGAATCTATGGCCCGGAAGTCGAGAGCGGAATTGAATAACGGGCCGGTTTACGGAACTATGTCGATTTCCGGGAGATCACGTGAGATGGAGGATGCTATTTCTGTTCGGACTGAACTCTGCCGGCCTGATATTAATCGTCGGAGACCTGTTCATTTCTTCGCTGTTTATGACGGTCATGGTGGCCCTCAT GTGGCAGCACTGTGCAGGGAAAAGATGCACGTGTTCGTAGAGGAAGAATTGATGCGAGTGGGTTGCACGAGAGAGAGCGAGCGCGGGAGAGACGGCAGCTCACAAGAGGCTGCGGCGGCGGGGGAGGAGGAGCGTGAAAAGAGGTGGCGAAGCTCGATGAAAAGGAGCTTTGAGAGAATGGATGCGGTGGCGACAAACACGTGCGCGTGCGGGAGCGTGGGACACCATTGTGGATGCCACTCGATGGAGGTGGCCCTCGGTGGATCAACCGCCGTGGTAGTCTTGTTAACGCCGGAGCACATCGTCGTCGCCAATTGCGGTGATTCACGTGCCGTCCTCTATCGCGGCGGGAAGGCAATACCCCTAAGTTTCGATCATAAG CCTGACAGACCAGATGAACTTGCACGGATTGAAGCTGCTGGAGGTCGGGTTATCTTTGTTAATGGAGCACGAGTTGAAGGCATTCTTGCGATGTCCAGGGCAATAG GTGACAAATACCTAAAACCGGTTGTATCATCGGAACCTGAGATAACATTCACAAAGAGACAACCAGAAGACGAGTGCTTAATCCTTGCAAGTGATGGTTTATGGGATGTTCTATCTAGCGACTTGGCTTGCGAGGTTGCACATGAATGTCTTAAAGAAGGAAACAACAGTGTATTCAACGCAGGACGATCAAACCAAAAAGACGACGGGACTGAAGCATTATACCCTTCTCGCAGTGTACTTGCCGCTGCACTGCTTACTCGGTTGGCTCTTGGACGAAAAAGCTTGGATAACATCAGCGTCATAGTTGTTGATCTACAGAAAAGTTGA